One window of Athalia rosae chromosome 2, iyAthRosa1.1, whole genome shotgun sequence genomic DNA carries:
- the LOC105692100 gene encoding DNA repair protein XRCC2 isoform X3: MSRPSLQGLEQILFEDGPRQNEVIEISGNLSSGKTLLLTQLLAKCLLPKKYKDIKLNGLCAGAILVNTDHHFEITTLINLMKFTINNAMQTDRLANNLVPPGIIDTIIEDSLSRLTVVNCYESTQFLLALQSLEYILSNNEKIAMIVIDSISSYYWQDRECGEAWSMDAYLSNYLKIAQKNIINQKVVLLYSRPSNFISVGKETTACVSAPEEDKVNYRIQLKKWENTTEFSATVHSATNRIDLKFTISDEGIKWKLPKVEK, from the coding sequence ATGAGTAGACCTTCCCTCCAAGGACTAGAACAAATCTTATTTGAGGATGGTCCACGACAAAACGAGGTGATTGAAATTTCAGGCAATTTATCCAGCGGAAAGACGCTTTTGTTGACACAACTACTTGCCAAATGCCTTCTGCCCAAGAAATACAAAGATATTAAGTTGAATGGGCTGTGTGCGGGTGCTATACTTGTGAACACTGATCATCATTTTGAGATCACAACACTTAttaatttgatgaaatttaccATAAATAATGCAATGCAAACTGACAGATTAGCTAATAATCTCGTCCCTCCAGGAATAATTGACACAATAATTGAGGATTCCCTATCCCGTTTAACTGTTGTAAATTGTTATGAAAGCACCCAGTTTCTTCTGGCCTTACAGTCTCTGGAATATATATTGTCAAACAATGAGAAAATCGCAATGATAGTTATTGATAGTATTTCGTCGTATTATTGGCAAGATAGAGAATGTGGAGAAGCTTGGTCAATGGATGCGTACCTCAGTAACTATTTGAAAATAGCTCAAAAGAATATCATCAACCAGAAAGTCGTTCTTCTCTATAGTAGACCTAGTAACTTTATATCTGTAGGCAAAGAAACTACAGCTTGTGTTTCTGCACCAGAGGAAGACAAAGTCAATTATAGGATACAACTTAAGAAATGGGAGAATACTACTGAATTTTCGGCCACGGTACATTCAGCAACTAATCGGATTGATTTGAAGTTTACCATTAGTGATGAGGGTATAAAATGGAAACTTCCtaaagtagaaaaatag
- the LOC105692100 gene encoding DNA repair protein XRCC2 isoform X1 — protein MHEIRILGATDTVSTTLLHIMEQCIQTETGAQLLTRLMSRPSLQGLEQILFEDGPRQNEVIEISGNLSSGKTLLLTQLLAKCLLPKKYKDIKLNGLCAGAILVNTDHHFEITTLINLMKFTINNAMQTDRLANNLVPPGIIDTIIEDSLSRLTVVNCYESTQFLLALQSLEYILSNNEKIAMIVIDSISSYYWQDRECGEAWSMDAYLSNYLKIAQKNIINQKVVLLYSRPSNFISVGKETTACVSAPEEDKVNYRIQLKKWENTTEFSATVHSATNRIDLKFTISDEGIKWKLPKVEK, from the exons ATGCATGAAATAAGAATACTTGG TGCAACTGATACAGTATCCACTACTTTGTTACATATCATGGAACAGTGCATACAGACTGAAACTGGTGCACAGCTCTTGACTCGGCTGATGAGTAGACCTTCCCTCCAAGGACTAGAACAAATCTTATTTGAGGATGGTCCACGACAAAACGAGGTGATTGAAATTTCAGGCAATTTATCCAGCGGAAAGACGCTTTTGTTGACACAACTACTTGCCAAATGCCTTCTGCCCAAGAAATACAAAGATATTAAGTTGAATGGGCTGTGTGCGGGTGCTATACTTGTGAACACTGATCATCATTTTGAGATCACAACACTTAttaatttgatgaaatttaccATAAATAATGCAATGCAAACTGACAGATTAGCTAATAATCTCGTCCCTCCAGGAATAATTGACACAATAATTGAGGATTCCCTATCCCGTTTAACTGTTGTAAATTGTTATGAAAGCACCCAGTTTCTTCTGGCCTTACAGTCTCTGGAATATATATTGTCAAACAATGAGAAAATCGCAATGATAGTTATTGATAGTATTTCGTCGTATTATTGGCAAGATAGAGAATGTGGAGAAGCTTGGTCAATGGATGCGTACCTCAGTAACTATTTGAAAATAGCTCAAAAGAATATCATCAACCAGAAAGTCGTTCTTCTCTATAGTAGACCTAGTAACTTTATATCTGTAGGCAAAGAAACTACAGCTTGTGTTTCTGCACCAGAGGAAGACAAAGTCAATTATAGGATACAACTTAAGAAATGGGAGAATACTACTGAATTTTCGGCCACGGTACATTCAGCAACTAATCGGATTGATTTGAAGTTTACCATTAGTGATGAGGGTATAAAATGGAAACTTCCtaaagtagaaaaatag
- the LOC105692100 gene encoding DNA repair protein XRCC2 isoform X2, whose product MEQCIQTETGAQLLTRLMSRPSLQGLEQILFEDGPRQNEVIEISGNLSSGKTLLLTQLLAKCLLPKKYKDIKLNGLCAGAILVNTDHHFEITTLINLMKFTINNAMQTDRLANNLVPPGIIDTIIEDSLSRLTVVNCYESTQFLLALQSLEYILSNNEKIAMIVIDSISSYYWQDRECGEAWSMDAYLSNYLKIAQKNIINQKVVLLYSRPSNFISVGKETTACVSAPEEDKVNYRIQLKKWENTTEFSATVHSATNRIDLKFTISDEGIKWKLPKVEK is encoded by the coding sequence ATGGAACAGTGCATACAGACTGAAACTGGTGCACAGCTCTTGACTCGGCTGATGAGTAGACCTTCCCTCCAAGGACTAGAACAAATCTTATTTGAGGATGGTCCACGACAAAACGAGGTGATTGAAATTTCAGGCAATTTATCCAGCGGAAAGACGCTTTTGTTGACACAACTACTTGCCAAATGCCTTCTGCCCAAGAAATACAAAGATATTAAGTTGAATGGGCTGTGTGCGGGTGCTATACTTGTGAACACTGATCATCATTTTGAGATCACAACACTTAttaatttgatgaaatttaccATAAATAATGCAATGCAAACTGACAGATTAGCTAATAATCTCGTCCCTCCAGGAATAATTGACACAATAATTGAGGATTCCCTATCCCGTTTAACTGTTGTAAATTGTTATGAAAGCACCCAGTTTCTTCTGGCCTTACAGTCTCTGGAATATATATTGTCAAACAATGAGAAAATCGCAATGATAGTTATTGATAGTATTTCGTCGTATTATTGGCAAGATAGAGAATGTGGAGAAGCTTGGTCAATGGATGCGTACCTCAGTAACTATTTGAAAATAGCTCAAAAGAATATCATCAACCAGAAAGTCGTTCTTCTCTATAGTAGACCTAGTAACTTTATATCTGTAGGCAAAGAAACTACAGCTTGTGTTTCTGCACCAGAGGAAGACAAAGTCAATTATAGGATACAACTTAAGAAATGGGAGAATACTACTGAATTTTCGGCCACGGTACATTCAGCAACTAATCGGATTGATTTGAAGTTTACCATTAGTGATGAGGGTATAAAATGGAAACTTCCtaaagtagaaaaatag
- the LOC105692099 gene encoding tubulin epsilon chain-like isoform X1 gives MSQFINIQVGQCGNQIGSAFWPLVLNEYGIQTMSNGMDLLRMQKDHVKNTKDLSDAFHSFFHVPESVGDLSFKTIYDLNAAKVKARAVLIDMEDSVVSRFKQGPLRGIFDQSCSITSYPGSGNNWAVGYHAHGTEYRNQIDETIRRVAEKCDSLHGFLITHSVGGGTGSGLGTATLSFLQDSYPHVDRFASCVFPAGSEDVVTAPYNVILATRELIDHATCVFPAENKALLEICNAQMLKRENADQALYNGTCRPFQDMNSIIVNMLLHLTSGSRFPGSLNMDMNELATNLVAYPTLHFVFSSVSPVALTASTMTTIPGTKMQDELFIDAWSRSNQLLKADPFSPGSVILGAAHIARGTTSLTDMRRNIRKFQNKAKFTAWSKEAMKIGLCCVPPFGHTASLLCLLNSTAMSRMFETIVRQFDKLYSRKAHIHHYLTVNGFENEHFIESRESTLNIVKRYQELQGQQPIKVPRLHLK, from the exons ATGAGCCAATTTATAAACATACAAG TTGGACAGTGCGGAAACCAGATAGGCTCTGCTTTCTGGCCATTGGTATTGAATGAGTATGGAATTCAGACAATGAGCAATGGCATGGACTTATTGAGGATGCAAAAAGATCAtgtcaaaaatacaaaagaccTCTCCGATGCGTTCCatagtttttttcatgttcCTGAAAGTGTGGGAGACTTGTCATTTAAAACAATATATGATTTGAATGCTGCAAAAGTTAAGGCGCGG GCTGTTCTTATTGATATGGAAGATAGTGTGGTATCTCGGTTCAAACAAGGACCTTTGAGAGGGATATTTGATCAGAGTTGTTCCATCACAAGTTATCCAGGATCTGGAAATAATTG GGCAGTTGGTTATCATGCACATGGTACAGAATATCGAAATCAAATTGATGAAACTATAAGGCGGGTCGCGGAAAAATGTGATTCTCTTCATGGATTTTTGATAACACATTCGGTCGGTGGTGGTACTGGTTCGGGCCTCGGTACTGCAACTTTATCTTTCTTGCAGGATAGTTACCCTCACGTTGACAG ATTTGCATCCTGCGTCTTTCCAGCTGGCTCTGAAGACGTTGTGACAGCACCGTATAATGTAATTTTAGCAACGAGGGAGCTTATAGATCATGCTACCTGTGTATTTCCAGCTGAAAATAAGGCGCTTTTGGAGATCTGTAATGCACAAATGCTCAAGAGAGAAAACGCTGATCAAGCTTTATATAATGGTACCTGTCGACCTTTTCAGGACATGAATAGCATTATTGTTAATATGCTTTTACATTTGACAAG TGGTTCAAGATTTCCTGGTAGTTTAAATATGGATATGAACGAATTAGCGACCAATCTAGTTGCTTATCCCACCCTGCATTTTGTATTCAGCAGTGTTAGTCCAGTTGCTTTAACTGCGTCAACAATGACGACTATCCCTGGCACAAA AATGCAGGATGAGCTGTTTATAGATGCCTGGTCTAGAAGTAATCAATTACTAAAAGCAGATCCCTTCAGTCCGGGATCTGTGATTTTGGGGGCTGCTCATATCGCACGTGGTACTACTTCATTGACTGACATGAGGAGAAATATTAGAAA ATTTCAGAACAAAGCTAAATTCACGGCATGGAGTAAAGAAGCCATGAAAATTGGGTTGTGCTGTGTACCACCTTTTGGACACACTGCATCACTTTTATGCCTTTTAAATTCAACAGCAATGTCGCGTATGTTTGAAACTATTGTGCGACAGTTTGATAAACTTTACAGCAGGAAg GCCCACATACACCATTACTTAACGGTGAATGGTTTtgaaaatgaacatttcatcgagAGCAGGGAATCTACATTGAACATCGTAAAACGGTATCAAGAACTGCAAGGGCAGCAGCCAATAAAAGTTCCTCGACTGCACTTGAAATAA
- the LOC105692099 gene encoding tubulin epsilon chain-like isoform X2 produces MSNGMDLLRMQKDHVKNTKDLSDAFHSFFHVPESVGDLSFKTIYDLNAAKVKARAVLIDMEDSVVSRFKQGPLRGIFDQSCSITSYPGSGNNWAVGYHAHGTEYRNQIDETIRRVAEKCDSLHGFLITHSVGGGTGSGLGTATLSFLQDSYPHVDRFASCVFPAGSEDVVTAPYNVILATRELIDHATCVFPAENKALLEICNAQMLKRENADQALYNGTCRPFQDMNSIIVNMLLHLTSGSRFPGSLNMDMNELATNLVAYPTLHFVFSSVSPVALTASTMTTIPGTKMQDELFIDAWSRSNQLLKADPFSPGSVILGAAHIARGTTSLTDMRRNIRKFQNKAKFTAWSKEAMKIGLCCVPPFGHTASLLCLLNSTAMSRMFETIVRQFDKLYSRKAHIHHYLTVNGFENEHFIESRESTLNIVKRYQELQGQQPIKVPRLHLK; encoded by the exons ATGAGCAATGGCATGGACTTATTGAGGATGCAAAAAGATCAtgtcaaaaatacaaaagaccTCTCCGATGCGTTCCatagtttttttcatgttcCTGAAAGTGTGGGAGACTTGTCATTTAAAACAATATATGATTTGAATGCTGCAAAAGTTAAGGCGCGG GCTGTTCTTATTGATATGGAAGATAGTGTGGTATCTCGGTTCAAACAAGGACCTTTGAGAGGGATATTTGATCAGAGTTGTTCCATCACAAGTTATCCAGGATCTGGAAATAATTG GGCAGTTGGTTATCATGCACATGGTACAGAATATCGAAATCAAATTGATGAAACTATAAGGCGGGTCGCGGAAAAATGTGATTCTCTTCATGGATTTTTGATAACACATTCGGTCGGTGGTGGTACTGGTTCGGGCCTCGGTACTGCAACTTTATCTTTCTTGCAGGATAGTTACCCTCACGTTGACAG ATTTGCATCCTGCGTCTTTCCAGCTGGCTCTGAAGACGTTGTGACAGCACCGTATAATGTAATTTTAGCAACGAGGGAGCTTATAGATCATGCTACCTGTGTATTTCCAGCTGAAAATAAGGCGCTTTTGGAGATCTGTAATGCACAAATGCTCAAGAGAGAAAACGCTGATCAAGCTTTATATAATGGTACCTGTCGACCTTTTCAGGACATGAATAGCATTATTGTTAATATGCTTTTACATTTGACAAG TGGTTCAAGATTTCCTGGTAGTTTAAATATGGATATGAACGAATTAGCGACCAATCTAGTTGCTTATCCCACCCTGCATTTTGTATTCAGCAGTGTTAGTCCAGTTGCTTTAACTGCGTCAACAATGACGACTATCCCTGGCACAAA AATGCAGGATGAGCTGTTTATAGATGCCTGGTCTAGAAGTAATCAATTACTAAAAGCAGATCCCTTCAGTCCGGGATCTGTGATTTTGGGGGCTGCTCATATCGCACGTGGTACTACTTCATTGACTGACATGAGGAGAAATATTAGAAA ATTTCAGAACAAAGCTAAATTCACGGCATGGAGTAAAGAAGCCATGAAAATTGGGTTGTGCTGTGTACCACCTTTTGGACACACTGCATCACTTTTATGCCTTTTAAATTCAACAGCAATGTCGCGTATGTTTGAAACTATTGTGCGACAGTTTGATAAACTTTACAGCAGGAAg GCCCACATACACCATTACTTAACGGTGAATGGTTTtgaaaatgaacatttcatcgagAGCAGGGAATCTACATTGAACATCGTAAAACGGTATCAAGAACTGCAAGGGCAGCAGCCAATAAAAGTTCCTCGACTGCACTTGAAATAA
- the LOC105692101 gene encoding charged multivesicular body protein 5, translating to MNRLFGRAKAKEPPPSITDCIAGVDSRADSAEKKISRLDAELKKYKDQMAKMRDGPAKNAVKAKALRVLKQRKMYESQVDNLRQQAFNMEQANYATQTLKDTQSTVIAMKQGVKQMQKEFKDIKIDDIEDMQDDLADMLEQADEVQEAMGRSYGMPEIDDDELAAELDALGDEIALDDDTSYLDDAIKAPNAPIKEPGADSVRNKDGVLVDEFGLPQIPAS from the exons atgaatagactATTTGGACGTGCTAAAGCCAAGGAACCTCCTCCAAGTATCACCGATTGCATTGCTGGG GTGGACAGCAGAGCTGATTCggctgaaaagaaaatttcccgcCTAGAtgcggagttgaaaaaatacaaggatCAAATGGCTAAAATGAGAGATGGGCCGGCTAAAAATGCTGTAAAAGCTAAAGCTCTAAGAGTGCTTAAACAACGCAAAATGTACGAGTCTCAAGTGGACAATTTGAGACAGCAGGCATTCAACATGGAACAGGCAAATTATGCTACCCAAACTCTTAAGGATACCCAATCAACTGTGATAGCTATGAAACAAGGCGTTAAACAAATGCAAAAAGAGTTCAAGgacatcaaaatcgacgatattGAG GACATGCAAGATGATTTGGCTGACATGCTAGAACAAGCGGATGAAGTCCAAGAAGCAATGGGTCGAAGTTACGGGATGCCAGAAATTGATGATGATGAATTGGCAGCTGAATTAGATGCACTCGGTGATGAGATTGCCCTAGATGATGATACGTCCTACTTGGACGATGCTATTAAAGCTCCTAACGCTCCTATCAAAGAACCTGGTGCAGATTCTGTCAGAAACAAG GATGGAGTTCTCGTGGATGAATTTGGCCTGCCTCAGATTCCAGCTAGCTAA